A genomic window from bacterium includes:
- a CDS encoding ATP-binding cassette domain-containing protein, with amino-acid sequence YAISGGERRRVEVTRALVTNPSFLLLDEPFTGIDPIARADIQQVVVKLKDRGIGVLITDHNVRETLEITDRAYVIYEGKVFAAGTPQEIVDHSGAREKFLGEKFTL; translated from the coding sequence CCTACGCCATCTCCGGCGGCGAGCGGAGAAGGGTGGAAGTGACCCGGGCCCTGGTCACCAATCCCTCCTTTCTGCTGTTGGACGAGCCCTTCACCGGGATCGACCCCATCGCCCGGGCCGACATCCAGCAGGTGGTGGTCAAGCTTAAGGACCGGGGGATCGGTGTACTGATCACCGACCACAATGTGCGGGAGACCCTGGAGATTACCGACCGGGCCTATGTGATCTACGAGGGCAAAGTATTTGCCGCCGGCACCCCCCAGGAGATAGTGGACCACTCCGGGGCCCGGGAGAAATTTTTGGGAGAGAAGTTCACCCTGTGA